One window of Thermodesulfobacteriota bacterium genomic DNA carries:
- a CDS encoding biotin carboxylase N-terminal domain-containing protein: protein MIRKILIANRGEIAVRVINTCREMGITSVTLYSDADAALPHTFMSDEAFCLGGGSLADTYLHQDRILAIAGQCGADAIHPGYGFLSENPVFCEKVTAAGLIFIGPTPEAMRLMGDKITSKKRMAEAAIPVIPGYNGDIQDGAFLMEQAEAIGFPVLIKATAGGGGKGMRVVHGPLDFPDALDGAKREAQNAFSNDRVLIEKFMPRSRHIEVQVFGDTHGNYLHFFERECSIQRRHQKIIEETPSTALTPEKRAAITGSAVEVARVIRYVGAGTVEFIYDDSGNFYFLEMNTRLQVEHPITEMVTGFDLVRLQIEVAAGHPLPVRQEDIRQTGHAIEARIYAEDPDNEFLPTTGVICEIGSSRMNGVRLDSGFRDGNSVTIKYDPMLAKLIAHGSTRQEARDRLILALDDILFQGVKTNREFLKRVLASAPFADGNTFTSFIAEFEQALKKAAYSSDEIALIIAGFLFDERETPLPAVAAATAQTAWDMVPGFRNV, encoded by the coding sequence ATGATAAGAAAAATTTTAATCGCCAATCGTGGCGAAATAGCCGTACGGGTGATCAACACCTGCCGGGAAATGGGTATTACCAGCGTGACGCTCTACAGTGACGCCGATGCCGCCCTGCCGCACACCTTCATGTCCGACGAGGCCTTTTGTCTGGGCGGCGGGTCCCTGGCTGACACCTATTTGCACCAGGACAGGATCCTGGCCATTGCCGGGCAATGCGGCGCCGACGCCATTCATCCCGGTTACGGGTTTCTGTCCGAAAATCCGGTTTTCTGTGAAAAGGTGACCGCCGCCGGTTTGATCTTTATCGGTCCCACGCCGGAAGCCATGCGGCTCATGGGCGACAAAATCACCTCCAAGAAAAGAATGGCCGAGGCGGCCATACCGGTCATCCCCGGGTATAACGGCGACATTCAGGACGGCGCCTTCCTCATGGAACAGGCCGAAGCCATCGGCTTTCCGGTCCTGATCAAGGCCACCGCCGGCGGCGGCGGCAAAGGCATGCGGGTGGTCCACGGGCCCCTGGATTTTCCCGACGCCCTGGACGGCGCCAAGCGCGAGGCCCAGAACGCCTTTTCCAATGACCGCGTCCTGATCGAAAAGTTCATGCCCCGGTCGCGCCATATCGAGGTCCAAGTATTCGGCGACACCCACGGCAATTATCTCCACTTTTTTGAACGGGAGTGTTCCATCCAGCGGCGCCACCAGAAAATAATCGAGGAAACACCGTCAACCGCCCTGACCCCGGAAAAAAGAGCGGCCATTACCGGCAGCGCGGTGGAAGTGGCCAGGGTCATCAGGTATGTCGGCGCCGGCACCGTGGAGTTTATCTATGACGACTCGGGTAATTTCTATTTTCTGGAAATGAACACCCGGCTTCAGGTCGAACATCCCATCACCGAAATGGTGACCGGGTTTGATCTCGTCCGCCTGCAGATCGAGGTGGCCGCCGGCCATCCCCTGCCGGTGCGGCAGGAGGATATCCGCCAGACCGGTCATGCCATCGAGGCCCGGATTTACGCCGAGGACCCGGACAATGAGTTCCTGCCGACCACCGGCGTCATCTGCGAGATCGGGTCCTCCCGGATGAACGGCGTCCGCCTGGATTCGGGCTTTCGCGACGGCAACAGCGTCACCATCAAGTACGACCCCATGCTGGCCAAGCTCATCGCCCACGGCAGCACCCGGCAGGAAGCCAGGGACCGCCTCATCCTGGCGCTGGATGATATCCTCTTCCAGGGCGTCAAAACCAACCGGGAATTTTTAAAACGGGTCCTGGCGTCCGCGCCGTTTGCCGACGGCAACACCTTTACGTCGTTTATTGCCGAATTTGAACAGGCGCTGAAAAAGGCGGCCTATTCCAGTGACGAGATCGCATTAATCATCGCGGGTTTTCTTTTTGATGAAAGAGAAACGCCCCTGCCGGCAGTGGCGGCGGCAACCGCTCAGACCGCCTGGGACATGGTCCCGGGCTTCAGGAACGTGTAA
- a CDS encoding biotin/lipoyl-containing protein codes for MKRELIINGDRYQVEAVKTDGNRLSFHFDGREYHFSKRQGPAELVITENNRNHVVRCSRSSRNVQVNIGPLEAFIEVPEVSRSKKSASGGGSLKSPMPGIIFKIFAEEGSLVKAGDKILILEAMKMEHTLRANRDGRLTKIFFKEGDQVEGDVELAAIASEEKKVQVEGDQELAAITSGEETG; via the coding sequence GTGAAACGCGAACTGATCATCAACGGGGACCGGTACCAGGTGGAGGCCGTTAAAACCGACGGCAACAGGCTTTCTTTTCATTTCGACGGCCGGGAATATCATTTTTCAAAACGACAGGGCCCGGCGGAACTGGTCATTACCGAAAACAACAGGAACCATGTCGTCCGGTGCAGCCGGTCTTCCCGGAACGTGCAGGTCAACATCGGGCCTCTGGAGGCGTTTATCGAGGTGCCCGAAGTCAGCCGCTCGAAAAAATCCGCTTCCGGCGGCGGATCATTGAAATCCCCGATGCCGGGAATCATCTTCAAGATTTTTGCCGAGGAAGGCAGCCTGGTCAAGGCCGGGGATAAGATCCTGATCCTGGAAGCCATGAAGATGGAGCATACCCTGCGGGCCAACCGGGACGGCCGCTTGACTAAAATATTCTTCAAGGAAGGCGACCAGGTGGAAGGGGACGTGGAGCTGGCGGCCATCGCCTCCGAGGAAAAAAAAGTCCAGGTGGAAGGGGACCAGGAACTGGCGGCTATCACTTCCGGGGAGGAGACGGGTTAG
- a CDS encoding hydroxymethylglutaryl-CoA lyase has translation MLAALPRKVKIVDVSLRDGLQNVSGPVISTADKKKFFDLLLAAGLTDFEVTSFVSPGRIPQLGDAEAFYSLIAAHEDRGMRLAALVPNEKQLARAIQCQVKTIALFTSPSDTFNRKNINRDVASSLKDIETVARAAAAHGMNIRGLISMVFGCPDEGKIDESLLMKIIERFLSLNAYEVVLSDTVGVAGPGQVHELTGKVKERFGLDKIVLHCHDTRGIAVANVLAALDAGISIFDASTGGLGGCPFARGARGNVATEDLVYLFNTLGIDCGVDLEALEKAAELILSKTGNQCQAE, from the coding sequence ATGCTGGCCGCGCTGCCCCGGAAGGTGAAGATCGTTGACGTTTCTTTGCGGGACGGCCTGCAGAACGTATCCGGGCCGGTCATTTCCACGGCCGACAAGAAAAAGTTCTTTGACCTGCTCCTGGCCGCCGGTCTGACGGATTTTGAGGTGACCAGTTTTGTCAGTCCCGGCCGGATCCCCCAGCTGGGCGACGCCGAAGCATTCTACTCCCTGATTGCCGCTCATGAGGACCGGGGCATGCGTCTGGCGGCCCTGGTTCCCAATGAAAAGCAGCTGGCCCGGGCAATTCAATGCCAGGTAAAAACCATTGCCCTGTTCACCTCGCCCTCCGATACCTTCAACCGCAAAAACATCAACCGGGATGTCGCGTCCTCTTTAAAGGACATCGAAACCGTGGCCCGGGCCGCCGCCGCCCACGGCATGAATATCCGGGGGCTGATATCCATGGTTTTCGGGTGCCCGGACGAAGGAAAGATCGACGAATCGCTGCTGATGAAAATCATCGAACGGTTCCTTTCTTTAAACGCCTATGAAGTCGTTTTAAGCGACACGGTCGGCGTTGCAGGTCCCGGGCAGGTTCACGAGTTGACGGGTAAGGTAAAAGAACGCTTCGGCCTGGATAAAATCGTCCTGCACTGCCACGATACCCGGGGGATCGCCGTAGCCAACGTGCTGGCGGCCCTGGACGCCGGCATCTCGATCTTTGACGCCTCGACCGGCGGGCTGGGCGGCTGTCCATTTGCCAGGGGCGCCCGCGGCAATGTCGCCACCGAGGACCTGGTTTACCTGTTCAATACCCTCGGGATCGATTGCGGGGTGGACCTGGAAGCCCTGGAAAAGGCGGCGGAGCTTATTTTAAGTAAGACCGGGAATCAGTGCCAGGCGGAATAA
- a CDS encoding pyruvate carboxyltransferase, with protein MSEHDLWKIFPRMPRKVTIGDITIRDGFQHEEKFVSTAAKIHYAEELIFAGCRNIELTNLGNPHIMPQFRDAEEVLKYFRGERFAKGCKARGIDPGDICFTTVTIREASVDRAIRLKEAGVGPDRCLMMVSTEEEHHYANSGMTLPQYWAEAERATKKCRDAGMKMCGTVSTIWGSPIGGATDMKDAITFTKRWLDIGASDVEHADHDGSASAAQVYRYFSMVLDEIPDVSKHIAHFHETKRVASASVLASLQAGIAHFEATLGGLGGQPANFLDDCPVKGTGDYYYDDPRYVGLICLEDLLVMLDEMGIEHGYNIGKILKLGKNLEKTMGRRLRSEAIINGPTVKEGHMEYARPGLKELKARAGEKPGQRFPE; from the coding sequence ATGTCCGAACACGATTTATGGAAGATCTTCCCCCGCATGCCGAGAAAAGTTACGATCGGCGACATCACCATCAGAGACGGATTCCAGCACGAAGAGAAGTTTGTCTCCACGGCGGCGAAAATCCATTATGCCGAAGAACTGATTTTCGCCGGCTGCCGGAATATCGAGCTGACCAACCTGGGCAACCCCCATATCATGCCCCAGTTCAGGGACGCCGAAGAGGTGCTCAAATACTTCCGCGGCGAGCGGTTTGCCAAGGGGTGTAAGGCAAGAGGCATCGATCCCGGCGATATCTGCTTTACCACGGTCACCATCCGGGAAGCGTCCGTGGACCGGGCCATCCGCTTGAAAGAGGCGGGCGTGGGTCCGGACCGGTGCCTGATGATGGTTTCCACCGAAGAAGAGCATCATTACGCCAACTCCGGCATGACCCTTCCCCAGTACTGGGCCGAAGCCGAGCGGGCCACGAAGAAATGCCGTGACGCGGGCATGAAGATGTGCGGCACGGTCAGCACCATCTGGGGCAGCCCCATCGGCGGGGCCACGGACATGAAGGACGCGATCACCTTTACTAAAAGATGGCTGGATATCGGGGCCAGCGACGTCGAGCACGCCGACCATGACGGCAGCGCCTCGGCCGCCCAGGTGTACCGTTATTTTTCCATGGTGCTGGACGAGATCCCGGATGTGAGCAAGCACATCGCCCACTTTCATGAAACCAAGCGGGTGGCCTCCGCCTCTGTCCTGGCGTCCCTGCAGGCGGGCATCGCCCATTTTGAAGCCACCCTGGGCGGCCTGGGCGGTCAGCCGGCCAACTTCCTCGATGACTGTCCGGTCAAAGGGACCGGGGACTATTATTACGACGACCCGCGTTACGTCGGGTTGATCTGCCTGGAAGACCTGCTGGTCATGCTCGATGAAATGGGCATCGAACACGGATATAATATCGGGAAAATCCTGAAGCTGGGGAAAAACCTGGAAAAGACCATGGGCCGGCGGCTCCGGTCCGAGGCCATCATCAACGGCCCGACGGTAAAAGAAGGTCACATGGAATACGCCCGGCCCGGTTTAAAGGAGCTCAAGGCCAGGGCCGGCGAGAAACCCGGCCAGCGTTTTCCCGAGTAG
- a CDS encoding YkgJ family cysteine cluster protein: MTIPAKKTGLNRRTGFGYTCHRCLACCRFKKIQVNPYEIARLARRLDLSTTEFIIRHTTSGGTVLRFREDGTCAFLTDRGCGVHPDRPLVCRLYPLRRHVRFPEEESFDRLECEPECRGVFNKNGTIEEYLEEQGAGPFLHAADLYLDLLWRLLQTLQDQRQDFDQAETLLQTVRSVSGDPAGGHDLSWIDMDRAVSYYCEQSGTPVPADVEAQMVLHIKAVREWSA, from the coding sequence ATGACTATTCCCGCGAAAAAGACCGGTTTAAACCGCCGGACGGGATTCGGGTACACCTGTCACCGCTGCCTGGCCTGTTGCCGTTTCAAGAAGATCCAAGTCAACCCTTACGAAATAGCGCGTCTGGCGAGGCGCCTGGACCTTTCTACCACCGAATTTATCATCCGCCACACCACCTCCGGGGGAACGGTTTTGCGGTTTCGGGAGGACGGCACCTGCGCCTTCCTGACCGATCGGGGATGCGGCGTACACCCCGACCGGCCCCTGGTCTGCCGGCTCTACCCCTTGAGACGGCATGTCCGTTTTCCAGAGGAGGAATCTTTTGACCGGCTGGAATGCGAACCGGAATGCCGGGGCGTTTTTAACAAAAACGGCACCATTGAAGAGTATCTGGAAGAACAGGGCGCCGGGCCGTTCCTGCACGCGGCGGATCTATACCTGGATTTGCTCTGGCGGCTGCTGCAAACCCTCCAGGATCAGCGGCAGGATTTCGATCAGGCGGAAACCCTGCTTCAAACCGTTCGAAGCGTCAGCGGCGATCCGGCGGGCGGACATGACCTGTCCTGGATTGACATGGACCGGGCCGTATCATATTATTGTGAACAATCCGGGACGCCTGTTCCAGCGGATGTGGAGGCGCAAATGGTTCTGCACATCAAGGCCGTCCGGGAATGGTCGGCTTAA
- a CDS encoding acyl-CoA dehydrogenase, protein MGDKFCSKRNLKFLLYEVFDAVALTRYPYYSAHTRQVFDMIVDAALALARDLYYPVLTEMDRRQPELVDGRVHVHPAVKKILAASGEGGWISAGFPVEHGGDQVPMMLVGAGHFIFSAANYSAGVYPEGCLGAAHLITSFGTPELVKTYVPHMLAGKWQGTMALTEPQAGSSLGDITTQAEPTDQGDYRISGRKVFISMGDHDGAENIVHLMLARITGAPAGVKGISLFVVPRLRPEAGGRLAPNDITVSQVFHKLGYRGAPITELSLGDNGDCRGILLGEANRGLKYMFQMMNEARLSIGMAAAGIASAAYYASLEYARGRTQGRPIMERDATKPQIPIIAHADVKRMLLFQRAVVEGSLSLILQCCQYADLEKVTEGGEKEKNALLLDLLTPVVKTYPSEMGILSVSAGLQCLGGYGYCDDFPLEQYYRDIRIHPIHEGTTGIQGMDLLGRKMVMKEGKALMLFATEVAGTIAAAEKRPALAGHAAALKAAMDRMQEVVMHLVGVAQAEGPETFLADAVLFLEMFSIIAVGWQWLLQAVKAAESLDKGPTRGETEFYQGKLFTCRYFFGYEMPKTLALAARLMDKDPLTVKMDPAFFND, encoded by the coding sequence ATGGGAGATAAATTCTGCAGCAAGCGCAATTTAAAGTTCCTGCTCTATGAGGTGTTCGACGCGGTTGCCCTGACCCGTTATCCGTACTACTCGGCGCATACCCGCCAGGTGTTCGATATGATCGTGGACGCGGCCCTGGCCCTGGCCCGGGACCTGTATTATCCGGTCTTAACGGAGATGGACCGCCGGCAGCCGGAGCTGGTGGACGGCCGCGTGCACGTGCATCCGGCGGTGAAGAAGATCCTGGCGGCCAGCGGGGAGGGGGGCTGGATCTCGGCCGGGTTTCCCGTGGAGCACGGCGGGGACCAGGTGCCCATGATGCTGGTGGGCGCGGGTCATTTCATCTTCTCGGCGGCCAATTACTCGGCCGGGGTGTACCCGGAAGGGTGCCTCGGGGCCGCCCACCTGATCACCTCCTTCGGCACGCCGGAACTCGTCAAAACCTACGTTCCCCACATGCTGGCCGGCAAGTGGCAGGGGACCATGGCACTGACCGAACCCCAGGCCGGCAGTTCCCTGGGCGACATCACCACCCAGGCCGAGCCAACCGACCAGGGCGATTACCGCATATCGGGCCGGAAGGTATTCATCTCCATGGGCGACCATGACGGGGCCGAAAACATCGTCCACCTCATGCTGGCCCGCATCACCGGCGCGCCGGCCGGCGTCAAGGGGATCTCCCTGTTCGTGGTGCCCCGCCTGCGGCCGGAAGCCGGCGGCCGCCTGGCGCCCAACGACATCACCGTCAGCCAGGTGTTCCACAAGCTCGGGTACCGCGGCGCCCCCATCACCGAACTGTCCCTGGGAGACAACGGCGACTGCCGCGGCATCCTTCTGGGCGAGGCCAACCGCGGCCTGAAATACATGTTCCAGATGATGAACGAGGCCCGTCTGTCCATCGGCATGGCGGCGGCGGGCATTGCCTCGGCCGCCTATTACGCCTCGCTGGAATACGCCCGGGGCCGGACCCAGGGCCGGCCCATCATGGAACGGGACGCGACCAAGCCGCAGATCCCCATCATCGCGCATGCCGACGTCAAGCGGATGCTTCTTTTCCAGCGGGCCGTGGTGGAGGGGTCGCTCTCCCTGATCCTGCAGTGCTGCCAATACGCCGATCTTGAAAAAGTGACCGAAGGCGGGGAAAAGGAGAAGAACGCGCTGCTGCTGGACCTGCTCACCCCGGTCGTCAAGACCTATCCTTCGGAGATGGGCATTCTCTCGGTCAGCGCCGGGCTGCAATGCCTGGGCGGGTACGGATACTGCGATGATTTCCCCCTGGAACAGTATTACCGGGACATCCGCATCCATCCCATCCACGAGGGCACCACCGGCATCCAGGGCATGGACCTGCTGGGCCGCAAGATGGTCATGAAGGAGGGCAAGGCCCTGATGCTGTTCGCAACGGAGGTGGCCGGGACCATCGCGGCGGCGGAAAAGCGGCCGGCCCTGGCCGGCCACGCCGCGGCCCTGAAGGCGGCCATGGACCGGATGCAGGAAGTGGTCATGCACCTGGTCGGGGTGGCCCAGGCCGAGGGGCCGGAGACGTTCCTGGCCGATGCCGTACTCTTCCTGGAGATGTTTTCCATCATTGCCGTGGGCTGGCAATGGCTGCTCCAGGCCGTCAAGGCCGCCGAATCACTGGACAAGGGGCCCACGCGCGGGGAAACGGAGTTCTACCAGGGCAAGCTGTTCACCTGCCGTTATTTCTTCGGCTACGAGATGCCGAAAACACTGGCCCTTGCCGCCCGCCTCATGGACAAGGATCCCCTGACCGTGAAGATGGACCCGGCTTTCTTCAACGATTAG
- a CDS encoding enoyl-CoA hydratase/isomerase family protein, whose translation MAYETIEYRQDGPIGILTLNRPACLNAINFAMRDDLTRFFAERLTDRETRVIVVTGAGRGFCAGLDMSDPAITAPAGGYTPEQAYTAQRTYSDFILAMRRCPQPIIGAINGAAAGAGFSIALACDIRLAAPKARFSAAYINIGVGGADMGSSWLFPRIVGLGNAARYLYTGDLFDAQEALRIGLVQSLVEPDRLMDEAMNLARNMAGKSPLGLKLTKEALDVNAGPVSLESAIRLEDRNQSLCISQLLSPRGGAA comes from the coding sequence ATGGCATACGAAACCATCGAATACCGCCAGGACGGGCCAATCGGCATCCTGACGCTCAACCGGCCGGCCTGCCTCAATGCCATCAATTTTGCCATGCGGGACGACCTGACGCGCTTTTTCGCTGAGCGTCTCACGGACCGGGAGACGCGGGTCATCGTGGTTACGGGCGCGGGCAGGGGGTTCTGCGCGGGGCTGGACATGAGCGACCCGGCCATCACGGCGCCCGCCGGGGGCTATACCCCGGAACAGGCCTATACCGCCCAGCGGACATACTCGGATTTCATCCTGGCCATGCGCCGCTGCCCCCAGCCCATCATCGGCGCCATCAACGGGGCCGCCGCCGGCGCCGGCTTCTCCATCGCCCTGGCCTGCGACATCCGCCTGGCCGCCCCCAAAGCCAGATTTTCAGCCGCCTACATCAACATCGGCGTGGGCGGCGCGGACATGGGTTCTTCCTGGCTTTTCCCCCGGATCGTCGGCCTGGGCAACGCGGCCCGTTACCTGTATACCGGCGACCTGTTCGACGCCCAGGAAGCCTTGCGCATCGGCCTGGTCCAGTCCCTGGTGGAGCCGGACCGTCTCATGGACGAGGCCATGAACCTGGCCCGCAACATGGCCGGCAAGTCGCCCCTCGGCCTCAAGCTCACCAAGGAGGCCCTGGACGTCAACGCCGGGCCGGTCAGCCTGGAAAGCGCCATCCGCCTGGAAGACCGCAACCAGTCCCTGTGCATCAGCCAGTTGCTCAGCCCCCGCGGCGGCGCGGCGTGA